One Cicer arietinum cultivar CDC Frontier isolate Library 1 chromosome 8, Cicar.CDCFrontier_v2.0, whole genome shotgun sequence DNA segment encodes these proteins:
- the LOC101512275 gene encoding probable pectinesterase 53, giving the protein MRMSKYDYIFSMLVVLILVVQNLKTIQCHTKGIRPISSSSGNNTTRTELTEQQFMKWVSFVGGLKHTVFKAAKNKLFASYTLHVDKDPSIGDFTTIQEAIDSLPSINLVRVVIKVHAGVYMEKVNIPPLKSFITIEGDDADTTIVQWGDTAQTPGPKGTPMGTHGSATFAVNSPYFIAKNITFQNTFPVPAPGAMGKQAVAFRISADTASFLGCKFLGAQDTLYDHVGRHYYKDCYIEGSVDFIFGNALSFMKGCHVHAIARNAGAVTAQGRSNELEDTGFSFVNCKVTGSGALYLGRAWGRYSRVVFAYTYMDNIIIPKGWYNWGDPNREMTVFYGQYKCRGDGANFAGRVSWSRELTDDQAKPFLSLSFIDGTEWINF; this is encoded by the exons ATGAGAATGTCAAAATATGATTACATTTTCAGCATGTTGGTAGTTCTTATTCTTGTTGTGCAAAATCTTAAAACAATACAATGTCATACAAAGGGAATTAGACCAATAAGTTCTTCTTCAGGGAACAATACAACAAGAACAGAGTTAACAGAACAACAATTCATGAAATGGGTGAGTTTTGTTGGTGGTCTCAAACACACAGTTTTCAAGGCTGCAAAAAATAAGCTCTTTGCTTCTTACACTTTGCACGTTGATAAGGATCCTTCTATTGGAGATTTCACCACTATTCAAGAAGCCATTGATTCCCTTCCATCCATCAATCTTGTTAGAGTTGTCATCAAAGTTCATGCAGGTGTTTACAT GGAGAAAGTGAACATTCCTCCATTAAAATCATTCATAACCATAGAAGGAGATGATGCAGATACAACAATTGTTCAATGGGGTGACACTGCTCAAACACCTGGTCCAAAAGGGACTCCAATGGGAACACATGGTTCAGCAACTTTTGCAGTTAATTCACCTTATTTCATTGCTAAGAACATTACATTCCAA AATACTTTTCCTGTTCCTGCACCAGGAGCAATGGGAAAACAGGCAGTGGCATTTAGAATATCAGCAGACACAGCATCATTTTTAGGATGCAAATTTTTAGGAGCACAAGATACACTTTATGATCATGTTGGTAGACATTACTATAAGGATTGTTACATTGAAGGTTCTGTTGATTTCATCTTTGGCAATGCTCTTTC ATTTATGAAGGGATGTCACGTGCATGCAATAGCAAGAAATGCAGGGGCAGTAACAGCACAAGGAAGAAGCAATGAATTGGAAGACACAGGATTTTCATTTGTGAATTGTAAGGTGACAGGTTCAGGAGCATTATACCTAGGAAGAGCTTGGGGTCGTTATTCTCGTGTAGTCTTTGCTTATACATATATGGATAATATCATCATTCCTAAGGGATGGTATAATTGGGGTGATCCTAATCGTGAAAT GACTGTATTCTATGGACAATACAAATGCAGAGGAGATGGAGCAAACTTTGCAGGAAGAGTATCATGGTCAAGAGAATTAACTGATGATCAAGCTAAACcttttctttcactttcttttaTTGATGGCACTGAATGGatcaatttttag